Proteins encoded within one genomic window of Scheffersomyces stipitis CBS 6054 chromosome 3, complete sequence:
- a CDS encoding predicted protein → MSGKVIYSTRSWLGKRSDIVLEQDMGPIVSIQLIDDLVLWMNDKGVTVCHLANRQIICVIDKPEDSPRSDLYWPRVAFPEIDRIIIGWGNYIWSLRVSLKTEEDGTIASSSMSKILPSTASISFRAVQEKKVEIEHIFKLDVLISGISSFKDDLWMVLTYEPPTTDEETGKREYPNPDIKLINSTNGEVEYEEELGLKNIAGLGLNDFLLGMHIETVPKYFIICARDGVIAEELQLSDRLAWFLEREKYYEAWEISEHLESPSRRMNFGIQYVDNLIKANNWQQAQEFLNKLLYIDLSDLHELDSKSIDAIENGVEKVHDKYVKEIIEQWITWSNIFIETGHIRELTEIIPTTAALNIPTEIYQRILEFWVIEDVTKFHELIEKWDMELYNFKNLQSKLEELLEQQSDNETLRRSLVDLCIKTDDNIRAVPHLIILKDANIIKFVSENQILSNFIENVPQMIQIRFDGAELNTLPINVLEKRLADVVDIFVEQRHDFPPHELIHLFKEHHMDFMNYFYLEKLNQVDEFATSQFGNERIKYYAQYNRSLLLPFLTKHSGYDIARAIELCESNDFTEELVYLLGKIGENRKALMLIINKLEDPIKAIAFAKNQNDREAWNILLDYSMEKPVFIKALIE, encoded by the coding sequence ATGAGTGGCAAAGTGATCTATtcgacaagaagttggttaGGAAAGAGATCTGATATTGTTCTAGAACAAGATATGGGTCCAATAGTGTCTATTCAGCTTATAGACGATCTCGTACTTTGGATGAATGACAAAGGTGTAACCGTATGCCACTTAGCAAATCGCCAGATCATCTGTGTTATCGATAAACCAGAAGATTCTCCTCGAAGTGACCTTTACTGGCCCAGAGTTGCCTTTCCAGAGATTGATAGAATCATAATAGGCTGGGGTAATTACATATGGTCGTTAAGGGTATCGTtaaaaacagaagaagacggCACTATAGCTTCATCGTCTATGAGTAAGATCTTACCTTCGACAGCTAGCATATCCTTTAGAGCAGTGcaagaaaaaaaagttgaaattgagcATATCTTCAAGCTAGATGTGCTCATCAGTGGAATTTCTAGTTTTAAAGATGACCTTTGGATGGTTCTCACCTATGAGCCTCCTACTACTGATGAGGAAACAGGAAAGAGAGAATATCCAAATCCAGATATAaaattgatcaactctactaatggagaagttgagtatgaagaagagttgggTTTAAAGAATATTGCTGGACTTGGATTGAACGACTTTTTACTAGGTATGCATATCGAAACTGTTCCCAAGTACTTTATAATTTGTGCGAGAGATGGAGTCATAGCAGAAGAACTACAATTGAGTGACAGATTGGCATGGTTTTTGGAAAGGGAGAAGTACTACGAAGCCTGGGAAATAAGTGAACATCTAGAATCGCCTTCAAGACGTATGAATTTTGGAATTCAGTATGTAGACAACTTAATCAAAGCCAACAACTGGCAACAGGCccaagaattcttgaataagTTGTTGTATATTGATCTCAGCGATTTACATGAACTCGATTCCAAGAGTATAGATGCTATCGAAAATGGTGTTGAGAAGGTCCACGATAAATACGTCAAAGAAATCATAGAGCAATGGATTACGTGGTCCAACATATTCATAGAAACTGGTCATATCAGAGAATTGACAGAAATAATTCCAACAACGGCAGCTCTCAATATCCCAACAGAGATATATCAACGTATTCTTGAGTTCTGGGTTATCGAAGACGTCACAAAATTTCATGAGCTAATTGAGAAATGGGATATGGAACtttacaatttcaagaacCTACAATCGAAGTTAGAAGAATTGCTTGAACAGCAGTCCGACAACGAGACATTAAGACGAAGTCTAGTTGACCTATGCATAAAGACAGACGATAATATCAGAGCTGTACCACATTTGATAATCTTGAAAGATGCCAACATTATCAAGTTTGTTTCCGAAAACCAAATACTATCcaatttcattgaaaatgtACCACAAATGATTCAAATAAGGTTTGATGGTGCTGAATTGAACACATTACCAATCAATGTACTTGAAAAGAGGTTGGCCGACGTAGTGGATATATTTGTGGAGCAGCGACACGATTTCCCGCCCCACGAGCTAATCCATTTGTTTAAAGAGCACCATATGGATTTCATGAACTATTTCTatttggagaaattgaaccAGGTCGACGAATTTGCGACGCTGCAATTCGGTAATGAGAGAATCAAATATTATGCACAATACAATAGAAGTCTATTGCTTCCATTCTTGACCAAGCATAGTGGATATGATATTGCCAGGGCCATCGAACTATGTGAAAGTAATGATTTTACGGAGGAATTGGTTTACCTACTTGGAAAAATTGGCGAAAACAGAAAGGCTTTGATGTTGATCATCAACAAACTAGAAGATCCAATAAAAGCTATAGCGTTTGCGAAGAATCAGAACGACAGAGAAGCGTGGAATATCTTGCTTGACTATTCAATGGAAAAGCCGGTATTTATAAAAGCACTTATAGAG